One segment of Triticum aestivum cultivar Chinese Spring chromosome 2A, IWGSC CS RefSeq v2.1, whole genome shotgun sequence DNA contains the following:
- the LOC123189093 gene encoding trihelix transcription factor ASR3 isoform X2, which yields MSSAGDPGGGIAGPGRAARLPRWTRQEILVLIEGKRVVEVRGRGRGRGAAGGAAAEPTKWAAVAEYCRRHGVERGPVQCRKRWSNLAGDYKKIREWERSLPSLAGKEVSFWAMRNDARRERRLPGFFDREVYDIIEGRGSGGGGIRDSGSNAAAVLAEVGEEEGKEKVVFDSGRASVAGDDGLFSSSSSSEEEDEETSTPAPAPAPVLPAAPYPPPSLAVAVPVPVPEKKTEAPTQGSSEQGTAKGKQQEEIRITDEPPPPQGGQKRQRSDDAPGETADLQGKLVEILDRSSRMVAAQLEAQNINCQLDREQRKDQVSSLLGVLGKVADALYRIADKL from the exons ATGTCTAGCGCCGGTGATCCCGGCGGCGGGATCGCAGGGCCTGGGCGCGCGGCGCGGCTGCCGCGGTGGACGCGGCAGGAGATACTGGTCCTCATCGAGGGGAAGCGGGTGGTGGAGGTACGCGGGCGCGGCAGGGGCAGGGGAGCAGCCGGCGGAGCGGCCGCGGAGCCGACCAAGTGGGCGGCTGTGGCGGAGTACTGCCGGCGGCACGGCGTGGAGCGGGGCCCCGTGCAGTGCCGGAAGCGGTGGAGCAACCtcgccggcgactacaagaagatCAGGGAGTGGGAGCGCTCGCTGCCGTCCTTGGCGGGGAAGGAGGTGTCCTTCTGGGCCATGCGGAACGACGCGCGGCGGGAGAGGAGGCTCCCGGGCTTCTTCGACCGCGAGGTGTACGACATAATCGAGGgccgtggcagcggcggcggcggcatccgcgACAGTGGCAGTAATGCGGCCGCGGTGCTCGCGGAGGTTGGGGAGGAGGAGGGCAAGGAGAAGGTGGTGTTCGACAGTGGCCGCGCGTCCGTGGCCGGGGACGACGGGCTGTTTTCGTCCTCATCGTCGTCtgaggaagaggacgaggaaaCATCCACGCCAGCGCCAGCGCCTGCGCCGGTTCTGCCGGCGGCTCCATATCCGCCTCCATCTCTGGCCGTCGCCGTGCCCGTGCCTGTACCCG AGAAGAAGACCGAGGCACCTACGCAAGGGAGCTCAGAGCAAG GGACAGCCAAAGGCAAGCAACAAGAAGAAATTAGAATTACCGATGAGCCGCCACCACCGCAGGGTGGGCAGAAGAGGCAGCGCAGCGATGATGCCCCAGGAGAAACCGCTGACCTGCAGGGCAAGCTTGTTGAGATTCTAGACCGGAGCAGCCGGATGGTGGCGGCACAGCTGGAGGCGCAGAACATCAACTGCCAACTGGATAGGGAGCAGAGGAAGGACCAAGTGAGCAGCTTGCTAGGTGTGCTTGGCAAGGTGGCTGATGCCCTCTACAGAATTGCTGACAAGCTGTAG
- the LOC123189092 gene encoding cyclic nucleotide-gated cation channel beta-1, which yields MAAEGGGGGGGGGAGEGFEERVKRLFGSRLFGDVPSSSFPAASWSVAAGDVERQLWARPSEARDEEEERAAAERADTPCSSAFYDANGCLRGRRRRSKQDFEDDPEDDDEDEEDVRGEDHRKEEQDEEEEVRVSIGLDPTLDREEEEDKYDRAAFGKEDAAERVYMSEIMDEGINMSINTVVPDLLDDTTDEICGLSKDPRADLDAASARLREDNGSVKIGLRSPTQTKECATAGMQATRAQDIGVKPILKRKEEQADSKPRKRVRFNADVKEQPVELLEHDEDSPMVPQSMDVVTTKGNSGNSSTPSGVPDYVRNPSKYTCYTLETPESTDESNRRALADLHNLLGRSDPNKMQPETPAEIPSSVTFIPRKKSVDAMVVDEGPRFSSANPSLISAAAAVASDGTDQCEMDEDDPKASPPPPPPLMQTNSKMNSRRYRSSRADDE from the exons ATGGCGGCCGaggggggcggaggaggaggcggcggcggagccggGGAGGGGTTCGAGGAGCGGGTGAAGCGCCTCTTCGGGTCGCGTCTCTTCGGCGACGTACCGAGCTCCTCCTTCCCCGCAGCTTCCTGGTCCGTCGCCGCCGGAGATGTTGAGCGCCAGCTCTGGGCGCGCCCGTCGGAGGcccgcgacgaggaggaggagcgcgccgcGGCCGAGCGCGCCGACACGCCGTGCTCGTCCGCGTTCTACGATGCCAACGGGTGCCtccgcggccggaggcggcggtccAAGCAGGACTTTGAGGACGACCCCGAAGATGATGACGAGGATGAGGAGGATGTGAGGGGCGAGGACCATAGAAAGGAGGAgcaggacgaggaagaggaggttAGGGTTTCGATCGGCCTCGACCCGACTCTGGATCGGGAG GAAGAGGAGGACAAATATGATAGAGCGGCATTTGGTAAAGAAGATGCTGCAGAACGTGTGTACATGAGTGAAATCATGGATGAGGGCATTAATATGAGCATCAATACTGTAGTGCCTGACCTCCTTGATGATACCACTGATGAGATCTGCGGTTTATCTAAGGATCCTCGGGCAGATCTTGATGCAGCATCTGCAAGGCTCAGAGAAGACAATGGTTCAGTTAAAATTGGCCTTCGTTCTCCAACTCAAACCAAGGAGTGTGCAACTGCTGGAATGCAAGCAACGAGAGCTCAGGATATCGGTGTGAAACCTATACTGAAGAGGAAGGAGGAGCAAGCCGATTCAAAACCAAGGAAACGTGTGAGGTTTAATGCCGATGTTAAAGAACAACCAGTGGAGCTTCTTGAACATGATGAAGATTCTCCCATGGTTCCTCAGTCCATGGATGTGGTCACAACAAAGGGCAACTCGGGCAACTCCTCCACGCCATCTGGGGTTCCTGACTATGTTAGGAACCCTTCAAAGTACACATGTTACACTCTGGAGACACCAGAGAGTACCGACGAATCTAACAGGAGAGCTCTTGCAGACTTGCACAATCTGTTAGGCAGATCAGATCCCAACAAGATGCAGCCTGAGACACCTGCTGAGATTCCTAGTTCAGTCACATTCATCCCTAGGAAGAAGTCAGTTGATGCCATGGTGGTGGATGAGGGCCCCAGATTTAGTAGTGCAAACCCATCTCTCATtagtgcagcagcagcagtagcctcTGATGGAACTGACCAATGTGAGATGGATGAAGATGACCCTAaagcatcaccaccaccaccaccaccactgatGCAGACCAACTCTAAGATGAACTCCCGGCGTTACAGGTCAAGTAGAGCAGATGATGAGTAA
- the LOC123189093 gene encoding trihelix transcription factor ASR3 isoform X1 has translation MSSAGDPGGGIAGPGRAARLPRWTRQEILVLIEGKRVVEVRGRGRGRGAAGGAAAEPTKWAAVAEYCRRHGVERGPVQCRKRWSNLAGDYKKIREWERSLPSLAGKEVSFWAMRNDARRERRLPGFFDREVYDIIEGRGSGGGGIRDSGSNAAAVLAEVGEEEGKEKVVFDSGRASVAGDDGLFSSSSSSEEEDEETSTPAPAPAPVLPAAPYPPPSLAVAVPVPVPEKKTEAPTQGSSEQAGTAKGKQQEEIRITDEPPPPQGGQKRQRSDDAPGETADLQGKLVEILDRSSRMVAAQLEAQNINCQLDREQRKDQVSSLLGVLGKVADALYRIADKL, from the exons ATGTCTAGCGCCGGTGATCCCGGCGGCGGGATCGCAGGGCCTGGGCGCGCGGCGCGGCTGCCGCGGTGGACGCGGCAGGAGATACTGGTCCTCATCGAGGGGAAGCGGGTGGTGGAGGTACGCGGGCGCGGCAGGGGCAGGGGAGCAGCCGGCGGAGCGGCCGCGGAGCCGACCAAGTGGGCGGCTGTGGCGGAGTACTGCCGGCGGCACGGCGTGGAGCGGGGCCCCGTGCAGTGCCGGAAGCGGTGGAGCAACCtcgccggcgactacaagaagatCAGGGAGTGGGAGCGCTCGCTGCCGTCCTTGGCGGGGAAGGAGGTGTCCTTCTGGGCCATGCGGAACGACGCGCGGCGGGAGAGGAGGCTCCCGGGCTTCTTCGACCGCGAGGTGTACGACATAATCGAGGgccgtggcagcggcggcggcggcatccgcgACAGTGGCAGTAATGCGGCCGCGGTGCTCGCGGAGGTTGGGGAGGAGGAGGGCAAGGAGAAGGTGGTGTTCGACAGTGGCCGCGCGTCCGTGGCCGGGGACGACGGGCTGTTTTCGTCCTCATCGTCGTCtgaggaagaggacgaggaaaCATCCACGCCAGCGCCAGCGCCTGCGCCGGTTCTGCCGGCGGCTCCATATCCGCCTCCATCTCTGGCCGTCGCCGTGCCCGTGCCTGTACCCG AGAAGAAGACCGAGGCACCTACGCAAGGGAGCTCAGAGCAAG CAGGGACAGCCAAAGGCAAGCAACAAGAAGAAATTAGAATTACCGATGAGCCGCCACCACCGCAGGGTGGGCAGAAGAGGCAGCGCAGCGATGATGCCCCAGGAGAAACCGCTGACCTGCAGGGCAAGCTTGTTGAGATTCTAGACCGGAGCAGCCGGATGGTGGCGGCACAGCTGGAGGCGCAGAACATCAACTGCCAACTGGATAGGGAGCAGAGGAAGGACCAAGTGAGCAGCTTGCTAGGTGTGCTTGGCAAGGTGGCTGATGCCCTCTACAGAATTGCTGACAAGCTGTAG